The proteins below come from a single Alnus glutinosa chromosome 9, dhAlnGlut1.1, whole genome shotgun sequence genomic window:
- the LOC133878474 gene encoding licodione synthase-like — MAIELLLVLTLLVGLLVSTILFSAFHSKLPPSPIALPIIGHFHLLGPIIHQSLHKLSLRYGPLFSLRLGSVPCIVASTPKYAKELLKTNELSFTSRKHTIAIDRLTYNSSFAFAPNGPYWIFMKKLSANELLGSRTVNAFISLREKEYLRLLRVLADKSEAGEAVNVTEELLKLTNNIISQMMLGRAEEARAVIREVVQIFGEFNVSDYIWFFKRLDLQGFGKRIEDIHRRFDALVEKIITEREELRKKKENGERERDGREHQVKDFMDILLDFSEDENSEIKLTRAHIKALIVDFFAAGTDTTAIATEWALAELINHPMVLEKARKEIDNVVKNSRLVQESDVPNLPYINAIIKETLRLHPPLPMVARKCIEDRRIGSYVIPANSLLFVNVWAIGRDSNYWKNPLDFEPERFLPKEGMGMIDVRGQQFQYLPFGSGRRSCPGINLAMQELPALLSAMIQCFDFKLVGQRGEIMDGKNVVVNMDEGPGLTAPRAHDLVCVPIARLSSLDILHP; from the exons ATGGCAATAGAGCTCTTACTCGTCCTAACCCTTCTTGTAGGGCTCTTGGTCTCAACCATATTGTTCTCCGCCTTCCATTCAAAGCTCCCACCAAGCCCCATAGCCTTACCGATCATCGGCCACTTCCACCTCCTTGGCCCCATCATCCACCAGTCTCTCCACAAGCTATCCCTTCGCTACGGGCCCTTATTTTCTCTCCGCCTTGGCTCAGTTCCATGCATCGTCGCCTCCACACCGAAGTACGCAAAAGAACTTCTCAAAACCAACGAACTCTCTTTCACTTCACGCAAGCACACCATCGCCATTGACCGTCTCACGTATAACTCTTCCTTTGCATTTGCACCCAACGGACCCTATTGGATCTTCATGAAGAAGTTGAGCGCAAACGAGCTCCTTGGCAGCCGTACTGTCAACGCCTTTATTTCGCTTAGAGAGAAAGAATATCTTCGGCTCTTAAGAGTTTTGGCCGACAAGTCTGAGGCCGGTGAGGCTGTTAATGTTACCGAGGAGTTGTTGAAATTGACTAATAATATAATTTCTCAAATGATGCTTGGTCGGGCCGAGGAGGCTAGGGCTGTGATACGTGAAGTGGTACAGATTTTTGGAGAGTTTAATGTCTCTGACTATATATGGTTTTTCAAGCGTTTGGATTTGCAGGGATTTGGGAAGAGAATTGAAGACATTCATAGGAGGTTTGATGCTttggtggagaagattattaCAGAACGCGAAGAATtgaggaaaaagaaggaaaatggagaaagagaaCGTGATGGTCGAGAGCATCAAGTGAAGGATTTTATGGACATTTTGCTCGATTTTTCGGAGGACGAAAATTCGGAGATAAAATTGACCAGGGCTCATATCAAAGCCCTGATTGTG GATTTCTTTGCAGCAGGTACAGATACAACAGCAATTGCAACCGAATGGGCATTAGCAGAGCTTATCAACCATCCAATGGTGCTCGAAAAAGCTCGTAAGGAGATCGATAATGTTGTCAAGAACAGTAGATTAGTCCAAGAATCAGACGTTCCAAATCTTCCATACATCAATGCCATCATAAAGGAAACATTGAGGCTTCACCCACCATTGCCTATGGTCGCAAGAAAATGCATAGAAGATCGTAGGATTGGAAGCTATGTCATCCCAGCAAACAGTTTGCTATTTGTGAATGTATGGGCCATTGGAAGAGACTCCAATTACTGGAAAAACCCATTGGACTTTGAGCCTGAGAGATTCTTGCCGAAGGAGGGTATGGGCATGATCGATGTTAGGGGACAACAATTTCAATATTTGCCATTTGGGTCTGGGAGGAGGAGTTGCCCTGGCATAAATTTGGCCATGCAAGAGCTCCCAGCACTGCTCTCAGCTATGATCCAGTGCTTCGATTTTAAGTTGGTCGGACAACGAGGTGAGATAATGGACGGTAAAAATGTTGTTGTTAATATGGATGAGGGGCCCGGATTGACAGCTCCAAGAGCCCATGATCTTGTGTGTGTACCAATAGCCCGCTTGAGCTCGCTTGATATCCTTCACCCATAA